The DNA region CGCGGCCATCCGCTCGCAGGACTCGCCCTGCGCCCAGGCCCGGCCGCCGGCCCCCTCGACGGCGGCCGCGCAGCTCGCCAGCTCCTCGGCGGTCAGCGCCCGGTCCAGCCCGTACAGCTCGGCCAGCCGGGCGCCGTCCGGGGTCCGGGAGCTCAGCGCCGCCACCACCGGCAGCGACTTCTTCCGGGCGACCAGGTCCGCACCGACCGGCTTGCCGGTGACGGACGGGTCGCCCCAGATGCCGATCAGGTCGTCGATCAGCTGGAACGCCAGGCCGATCTCCCGGCCGAAGCCGTCCATCGCCTGCGCGGCGGCGTCCGTGCCGCCCGCGTACCGCGCGCCCATCGCGCAGGCCGCGCCGAGCAGCGCGCCGGTCTTGGCCTCGGCCATCGCCAGGCATTCGGCCAGCGAAACGTCACTGCGCTGTTCGAAGGCGCAGTCGATCTGCTGGCCCTCGCAGAGCTCCACTACGCAGTCGGCCAGCCGGCGGACGGCGTCGGTCGCGGCCGGGTGGCCGTCCTCGGCGAGCAGGCGCAGCGCCAGGGAGTGCATGGCGTCACCGGCGAGGATCGCCTCGGTGGTGCCGAATACCCGCCAGGCCGTGGCGCGGTGCCGCCTGGTCTCGTCCCGGTCGATGATGTCGTCGTGCAGCAGGGTGAAGTTGTGCACCAGCTCGACGGCGGCCGCCGCCGCGGTGGCCGAGGCGGGGCTGCCGCCGAGGGCCTGGGTGGCGGCCAGCACCAGGGCCGGCCGGATGGCCTTGCCGGAGGAGGCGGCGGACGGCGAGCCGTCCGCCTCCCACCAGCCGAAGTGGTAGCCGGCCACCCGGCGCATGGTGCCGGGCAGCGAGTCGACGGCGGCGCGCAGGACCGGGTCGACCAGGCCGCGGGCACGGGCGAGGACGTCCTCGGCCTCGTGCCCCTCCCGATGGTCGCGCTCCAGCGTGAACATTCCCATGGGTCCTCCCCCTTGGTGGTGCGCCGGACCGGCGGCCGTGCGAGGGCCCGGTGCGGCGGCGTGCGGCGGCCCGGCCGCACGGTGGCCGGTGCGGCGACGGAGTACGGCTGCGGCGGGTGCGGCAGCGGCGGTGACGGGCAGCGGCGGGTGCGGCGACGCGGTGCGGCGGCGGGCGCCGCCCGGCCGGGTGCGGGTGCCCCGGCCGGGCGGCGCGGTTTCCGACCGGCCCCGGTCAGCCCTGGTGGTGCGTGAGGTCGACGTTCTCCAGCACGCCGACCGCGTCCGGCACCAGAATGGCGGCGGAGTAGTAGGTGCTCACGAGATAGGAAATGATGGCCTTCTCGCTGATGCCCATGAAGCGGACCGAGAGGCCCGGCTCGTATTCATCGGGAATTCCGGTCTGGTGCAGACCGACGACACCCTGGTTGTCCTCGCCGGTGCGCATGGCGAGGATCGAGCTGGTGTTCCCGCCGGCGATCGGGATCTTGTCGCACGGGAAGACCGGCACGCCGCGCCAGCCGAACACCTGCCGGCCCTGGACCTCGACGGTGTCCGGGTAGAGGCCGCGCCGGTTGCACTCGCGGCCGAACGCGGCGATGGCCCGCGGGTGGGCGAGGAACAGCTTGGTGCCGCGGCGGCGGCTGAGCAGCTCGTCCATGTCGTCGGGGGTGGGCGGGCCGGAGTGGGTCTGGATCCGCTGACCGTGGTCGGCGTTGGTGAGCAGCCCGAACTCCGGGTTGTTGACCAGCTCGTGCTCCTGGCGCTCGCGCAGCGCCTCGACGGTCAGCCGGAGCTGGTGCTCGGTCTGGTTCATCGGCTGGTTGTAGAGGTCGGCGACCCGGGTGTGCACCTTGAGCACGGTCTGCGCGACGCTGAGCTCGTACTCGCGCGGCCTGAGCTCGTAGTCCACGAAGGCGCCGGGCAGTTCGTACTCGCC from Kitasatospora sp. NBC_00458 includes:
- a CDS encoding family 2 encapsulin nanocompartment cargo protein polyprenyl transferase, with amino-acid sequence MGMFTLERDHREGHEAEDVLARARGLVDPVLRAAVDSLPGTMRRVAGYHFGWWEADGSPSAASSGKAIRPALVLAATQALGGSPASATAAAAAVELVHNFTLLHDDIIDRDETRRHRATAWRVFGTTEAILAGDAMHSLALRLLAEDGHPAATDAVRRLADCVVELCEGQQIDCAFEQRSDVSLAECLAMAEAKTGALLGAACAMGARYAGGTDAAAQAMDGFGREIGLAFQLIDDLIGIWGDPSVTGKPVGADLVARKKSLPVVAALSSRTPDGARLAELYGLDRALTAEELASCAAAVEGAGGRAWAQGESCERMAAALAQLAVAVPEPSAADELLVLAELVTRRSR